In Lolium perenne isolate Kyuss_39 chromosome 5, Kyuss_2.0, whole genome shotgun sequence, the sequence attatatatatattacgaggcaacttaatcaaatgtgttttcattcgagagaacttgtcaaagttcaagttaattaatttatgacgataattatataattaattaatgaatctcagggatatgttatgcaacatgatcgatataggccatgtatattttaattggtgttaatctacggtttgctagctagctgctatatatagagcatgtttttattagatcgggttatagcagctagctagtatatatagtttagggttatgtgttttaattaagtagggttgattagctagggttagttacatatatatggtttagggttaatgcacgacacatttaattttattagaggatcacgatcgaggcacccatgacccgctcgatcgatgcacaattaagtgtcgttggcctatacagagggtttaattggggtttaggattagctagggtttagggttagggttagggttagggttagggtatgtttagggtctagggtttagggtttagtgtttagggtgtttagggtttagggattagggattttaaggttttagggttgtttaaggtttagggatcatcgatcgagtgcgcacacacattatattattagaggcacccgcgcctttacgcataaattgcatgcatatatatgtgtgttttttgggccaccaacgatatatagatgatcgagagagagagagagagattgaaatccccaagaatatgttcaaatatacattaaaatatatgcacgaatgcattgtaggccatgcatgcacactaattatatatatatatattatgaggcaacttaatcaaatgtgttttcattcgagagaacttgtcaaagttcaagttaattaatttatcacgataattatataattaattaatgaatctcagggatatgttatacaacatgatcgatataggccatgtatattttaattggtgttaatctacggtttgctagctagctgctatatatagagcatgtttttattagatcgggttatatctagtatagtttagggttatgtgttttaattaagtagggttgattagctagggttagttacatatatatggtttatggttaatgcatggcacatttaattttattagaggatcgcgaggcacccatgacccgctcgatcgatgcacaattaagtgtcgttggcatatacatagggtttaattggggtttaggattagctagggtttagggttaggtttagggtttagggtttagggtttagtgtttagggtgtttagggtttagggattagggatttaggggttttagggttgtttaaggtttagggatcatcgatcgagtgcgcacacacattattagaggcacccgcgcctttacgcataaattgcatgcatatatatatatgtgtgttttttggccaccaacgatatatagatgatcgagagagagagattgaaatccccaagaatatgttcaaatatacattaaaatatatgcacgaatgcatggtaggccatgcatgcacactaattatatatatatatattatgaggcaacttaatcaaatgtgttttcattcgagagaacttgtcaaaattaaagttaattaatttatcacgataattatataattaattaatgaatctcgtggatatgttatacaacatgatcgatataggccatgtatatattaattggtgttaatctacggtttgctagctagctgctatatatagagcatgtttttattagatcgggttatagcagctagctagtatagtttagggttatgtgttttcattaagtagggttgattagctatggttagttacatatatatggtttagggttaatgcatggcacatttaatttaattagaggaccgcgaggcacccctggcctgcttgatgcacaattaagtgtcgttggcctatatatagggtttaattagggtttagggttagggttagggtttagggtctagggtttagtgtttagggtttagggattagggattagggtttcagggttgtataaggtttagggatcatcgatcgagtgcgcacacacattattagaggcacccgcgccttgcgcataaagtgcatgcgtatagtttagggttatttgttttaattaagtagggtttgatcagctagggttagttacatatatatggtttagggttaatgcatggcacattacatatagtttaaatctcaagaatgtttatacatgataggccatatgtgcaaaggaatttttttcctcgtgaacttgtcaaaattcaagtttatcagtgccaatggaaactagtccaaaaaattacatagaggaccaaaagtactagacaataactaatagaacctgcaactttacaaaaaggaccccaaaacatatagaagaaaatcaatcgagtccttctggaccgcacatcagatctctgctccgcatcctttccagcaactccgtcgccggggacgcaccacttgggacggtgtcgccggtagtcgccaggacgaaggagaagaagggcctcaaagaacggcatattggctctgagaagggtcgCTGAAagtccaagatgtgcacgggcaagacggatgacgccgtcgtatgccccgagcttgtgaactttagcagcttgacttccccattggccagatctgaagcactgaccaaagcaagcctcaccgttagcgccatcacattgatggcaccagatcggggtttggccggcaagatccgccgtaTTCACCATAGGCCGATctcgaagccgatgacgagatccccgactccattgcgccattctgctcatgggaaacactggatctaagcttacaacaacactaactccctcggatccaaattagctgactcaactttgcttatctaaatatggatgtatccacacatgtttttactctagatacatacacgtctaaggaaagttgaatcaattaatttagttcggagggtgtacaatatacagagagaagtcggcctcgtctccggccggcgaggccgccgggagagaagggggagaggagccggggagtgggagagactcgagagagaaagagaagaggaagaaatgagagctccctggggaagaacattatttttgtcgttctgctcgtactgtagcttgaaactgaaaatttcggccacgcgccaaatcatcccgccgcatccattcgaaaatcccgtgaccagttttacccttttaaccctggtccggaagctacaacccaccgaccatggagggctcattcggtaacaatgaaatatcttgcctagatcccgaaccctccccacaggcccacacccacccaccaaccattcgccccattagctcaaaaatactctcacaagccaaagctctgactctctacaagactagatctcgtcgccgccggcatactcctccacaagcagtagccttgatcgtgttggctgtccacccaccgagatccgctccccgccgccctcgtcaccgacggatctgcttcaccgccgacctcgccaccgacggatctgcttcaccgccgacctctcgACCGACGGATCGGCTtcaccgccgccctcgccaccgactcCCGCGCCGCagccggctgtatcaacttcaccgaataccttgccagccaaccagatctgcttcactaacgcccgcttctactgaaacatggtcgattcatcgtctcccgcgttcgccgccgctggaatgcaagttgccgcccccgtccaccccgccgcagcttggttagtacgctggcccgttagatcgcggtgtttctttagccatgttttgtgtagttatttgcagatctcatatgccgttaactttcttgatgtgttgcttcgcatgaagtttgtttaaatgttGTACaagacaaaagcattatccggtcgctaccatcctgttcattctatcgacactgtgtgcatccacatatttatagccttgtacccattcatttgctgccaacttgtTTTTGTaccgcatgctattgtcgcaccgcTTTTATAGtcgtgctatgggcatttccaatctgcttgttcttataccacgtcattagctcaccgctagctgttttctcgtgtctgctattctcacacttgcttttataatcatgctatgtgcatttccaatcgcttgctcttatacctcgtctttagcttatatagttattgctttgcgtgcatgtctggtctttgtattatcgtagactgacttgtcaatgttatttttccttgggattgatcatgcgaaccacttattagaacatccaacattaacagcggggacgctaggtaaggttggaatctgagttcgtggttggtaattttggcagtttacttccgttattatctataacctatatgcattgttccttatgcaagagattaacacttggaaccctgccatagcaatgccattcatgctttactatgtttctgcctatttgatatgcttgtcttggagaaacttcgagggtgatttgaactcgacatttggtcattcttaatgccgctTTACTTTATGtgtaaaaccttggcattaccctactctaaatcaatgtctcgaaattcgtatctcatgcaaagcaacatctagttggttttaatttgATATCTGGTaactattggcttattcatttggcagctcaagttttttgttatttgaaaccaattgacttggtcttaaatgtgatatctaaacacagattaaggacaatggagcaggaggattagcatttcacttgatggctgaacctaaaatgataggcatgttgaccacgactagtgcacgcaagagaaggacctgcagtgagccagtatgtgcttagtacatgcatcttatcttatcttgtgcttatttctgctacatgctgttatctgatctctacattgcgtaatacatgtttgaatagttaattgttgtaactatgtttacaATGTTACCAGAAGGctgttttaatgaagcagtcatcagtagaagatagtcgccaaaaaggatctgtagcgaccaccgtgcaacattatgatgtaagtttgtgcttagtacaagttccatacatgtcttatttatgcaacttgttattatcttatatctacattgcataataaatgtttgcatagttcatcgtttaactctttttgcattattatcagaatgcagttgtgatgaagcaatcttcattaactgtgaggcccacaaaaagttctgatctttcttctgatgcatcttctcatagccgtcaacctagaccatttcttTCATCAGACAAGAATATCTCAAGGTcagactttataaaagacatggtattgccgcTTTAAGATCTCAGTAgtcgatatgttgacaaagagtacacaagattcaatcaaggcgattgccaaatgtcaacctgttattgatgatgctaatagaagtcctcaatgattctatgtaatttttttatttgggcacattaattgccttgtaattttcctatttgttttatttgtgtatgtaattgtgtgtatcattgaaatcagattttaggctcatgaaatttaatgcaagttgactagtcaaacaagtagggccctacaacagattgggccggcccacttacagtagtgtgggacccactttcattttgggccggcccacttctttagtaggccggcccggttacacgatagtgggctccacatgcttattgggccggcccacttgctctatggtggtcccacatggtaaatgggccggccctttaataggaaggtgggacccacctgtgttttgacccggcccactatcttgttgggccggcccactttctagatggtggaccccacataccaaatgggccggcccacattctatatggtggaccccacacaccaaatgggccggccctttaataggatggtgggacccacctgtgttttggcccggcccactatctcgttgggccggcccactttctacatggtggaccccacataccaaatgggccggcccattaacggcATGTGGGAgccacatgtgtttttggcccgcccactatcttggtgggccacccacttgctatattgtggaccccacatactaaatgggcggccctttaacaggaagatgggtcccacctgtgtttttggcccggcccactatcttgttgggccggcccacttgatatatggtggaccccacacactaaatgggccggccctttaacaggaaagtgggacccacctgtgtttttggcccggcccactagcttgttgggccggcccacttgctatacggtggaccccacacactaaatgggccggccttttaacaggcaagtgggacccacctgtgtttttggcccgacccacttgcttcttgggccggcccagttgctgtaaggtggaccccacatgttaaatgggccggcccatttaacttttgaccagtcaacattagaggttaggcccggcccacgtaactaatggaccggcccagctatatagttgaccggtcaaactatgtcatctggcccggcccgcttaagacgtggcaggcctcgtgtgggcctaccatctaccacggggtttcagccggttaacgccgttaactggcagttaacggcgtctgccacgtgtcagtttgcatgacgtcagcagtcaacgggctcccgaaaacacttccgcaacggtccgattttccgtggcggaagggcgcccaagcgcgacggaccgaaaaaatcgtcgttggactttgcctgacgcagtttccacaacggaacccatatcgtcgggttaggcccataggcgacgaaaaatacccctttgcggacgattttgagacgttgtctatcagaacttttcttgtagtgcttctTGCCTTCTCTGCAGCTACTGGGTCAAATCTTCCTGGATATAGCCAACTATCATCCTCATCTTCagattcctcttcttcttcttcttccatacatgtctctaTATCCAGTACATGTTTACCCTTCTCATAGTTAACactctcctgtgtgtgcatctGAGGAAAGTTGTGATCATCCATTTGTGACTGCCAACCATCACAAAAGGAACTGTCTTGGCTCATAAAAGGGTGTGTAATTGTCTCTTGTTCCTCTGGATCAAGGTCAATTGTGCTTGCATGCTTTCTCTTCAATGGTGATAAAACAATTGCTCTTTTCCTATTGTCCTTCATCACAGTGAGCACCAGTTTCTTTGTACTTGCATACTTCACTAGCATTTCATCAACCTTATAATTGTTGTCCACTAGCTCTAATCCACTCAGTCCTACTCCTTCATTTTTAACATAATATAAGGAATCACACAGACCATATCCCTCTTCCTCCATGATGGACAACAATTTCAGAAACCTTATGTCTGTCCTATGTAAAGTTTTGTGAACAAATTTTGCTCCATCAAATTGAAAATAGAGCTCCCACATCTCTGCCTTCTCCCTATAATCCAAATTAACATTCTAGTCAATCTACATCGTCATCCTACCAACATTATTGCCAGAAATAACACTAGGGCAAAATGGAACAGGGGATTACTCTACAGAGGGCAAAATCCAACATAGAGGTAGTCTACAGAGGGCAAAGAACTCTTACCCGCTACCATTGTAGAGGTAATGGCTCATGGGGTCATTCTGAGACGTCATGCCCTCAGATGTCCACCACTTCTCCGACTCTGGACGCGGTGGGCTTGGTGGCGTCAGCTGCAGCACCAGTGACGCGTGCTCCAGCACCGGCGAGGGTAGGACAAAGCCCTCTATGCCATCATACGCCGGAGATTCGCCGTGCACGCCTGGGTCGCCGAACcagtcgccgccgcctcctccgtctTCCATTTCTGTTCGAtttgggggaaagtcaaccagaaGTTGCCCTAACGCGCGCCCTAACGGCCGTCCGTCGACTGCTAGCCACGTCAGCTCTGACGGTGGGCCAGGGCTGCCAGAAACATGGTTAGCACGCTTGATCCGTTTAATCAGTGCTCCGCGTCGCGACCGTGCTCCAAACATGGTAGTCATGTGACAATTGTGTTTATGGCACAATTATGGTAGTTTTTTGTCATTTACTCCGGCGGCGGCTATACCAAGACCAAAAGCCCTAGCTCGCTACCGGCGAACGCCAACTCCCTTCTCAACTCCGACAGCCGCCATCCGTTCACCTCTCCTGCACGAGCGACGCGGCCGCTCTCAAGCGGGGCTCAGCAATGGTCGGGGGCCAGAAGAAGACTGGGCAGGGGCGGATGGATGCCGCGATCGACCACTTTGCGCAGATGGGCTACAACAAGGCCGACGTCCGCAAAGTCGTCAATAACCTCATCAAGGTTCGCCTCTTTTCTTTCTCCCTTTTATTTCTGCTTCGTTTTGCCCTTTTTATTCCCCCGCGGGCCGATTCCCTTCTTGTTATTGTATATTGTGGTGTCATTCTCATACTAATTTGCCCTCATCTGTTTAGAATGTGTATGGGGACAAAGGGTGGCCGTTCCTGGAGGAAAGCGGGTACCTCGTAGTGCAGGAAGCCCTCTTCGAGAAGCAGGAGCAGGAAGAGAAGCTGCAGCTGCAGTTGCTGCAGGAGGAGCAGCAGGTGGAGGCTCAGGTCAGCTCCCTCCCCTGCTTATCCGTGTTCGTGTAATTGTTCAGCGTGTGCCATTCAGTATATGCAGGGATGTGTTGCTTTAGTTGGCAATAAGGCAATAATCCTACTGCCAGCCCAAGCCAAAATATAAAAAATACAAAATCTTACTCAATAATACTTGCTAGATTAGATCAATCTCTCTGCTTTTATTTGGATTTGGAGTGTGTGCCTTTGCTACTAATTTACCAGCCCGCTTTCCAACTGTCCAACATGTTCCTCATATAAAGTACCTTCAAATTATGCCCCCCTACATCTACCAGGTGATTGCGTATTTGCACACTTAGTTGGTATGATGTAACAAAGATCTTTGTTCTTGGTCTTAGAATGCTATTTTAGTGCTTGCTATAGTTTTAGGTGGTATATACGAAGCACCTACAATAACATGGTAATATGGCATCTCGAAAGCTAAGTAGATGTTTATGTTATAGAATGGTATTTTGTTGTTACATATTTATGGTTGACGTTTCACTCTTTTTTTCAACTAGATTTGTTCAGCCATTCTCTTAATTTCCTCGATCTTTTGAAGATTCCTTGTCACTGCTTATCTGCTTCGCTGGTCTTGTGTTAAAAAAATTACACTTTTTCACGTAAAAGTGTGTTTATTCATAAAAATGACAATGATGGTAGCAGAAATAAGTATATCAGTTGATGTCTTCTCTGTTTCCTTTCAAGGTGATATAGTTAAAATTTTTTTTGAGATTTCAAGGTGATATAGTTGACTGATGAATTAGCATTGCACTATGTAGTATTTTCTCACTTAGTTTTGTAATGCAACTGCGACA encodes:
- the LOC127321427 gene encoding uncharacterized protein isoform X2; protein product: MVGGQKKTGQGRMDAAIDHFAQMGYNKADVRKVVNNLIKNVYGDKGWPFLEESGYLVVQEALFEKQEQEEKLQLQLLQEEQQVEAQQQEGAMMGAPPESDMPIVKVHNELHCHIRQLQEAVAQGFPAMDGSVSLRVTQTMKSFLQVDNSRCMSQLQDETFLKGSGQVDGM